The following are from one region of the Rhizobacter sp. AJA081-3 genome:
- a CDS encoding zinc-ribbon and DUF3426 domain-containing protein — translation MSLATRCTSCGTVFRVVQDQLKVSEGWVRCGRCDEVFNALEGLFDLDRDSPPDWSEPARSSGGALQPTDDGPMETTDPDLVDRIDEQIFGSPRRTGFGALTGLGSGDRKGPDFADARFDTDVPADAIEPVMLDPSTQGQDSEAHDGAETPEFVRSAEREARWQSSGARKMLRLMVVVLALLLAGQAAHHFRDGMAARLPGTVAALQAWCRLSGCRIEPPRRIEDIVVESTALAKASSGDGFRLSVTLRNRATTVAALPWIDLSLTDANGQLVARRALSPQDFRSQTATMAAGSETSLQAMMSTGAVRIAGYTVEVFYP, via the coding sequence ATGAGCCTGGCCACCCGATGCACTTCCTGTGGAACCGTGTTCCGCGTGGTGCAGGATCAGCTCAAGGTGTCCGAAGGCTGGGTGCGTTGCGGTCGTTGCGACGAGGTGTTCAACGCCCTCGAAGGACTGTTCGACCTGGATCGCGATTCGCCGCCGGACTGGTCCGAGCCAGCTCGCAGTTCGGGCGGCGCCTTGCAGCCGACCGACGACGGCCCGATGGAGACAACCGACCCCGATCTGGTTGATCGCATCGACGAGCAGATCTTCGGCTCACCGCGTCGCACCGGCTTCGGCGCGCTGACCGGACTGGGCAGCGGCGATCGCAAGGGGCCGGACTTCGCCGACGCGCGTTTCGATACCGATGTGCCGGCCGATGCGATCGAGCCGGTGATGCTCGATCCGTCGACGCAGGGGCAGGACAGCGAGGCCCATGACGGCGCGGAGACGCCGGAGTTCGTGCGCAGCGCGGAGCGGGAAGCGCGCTGGCAGTCGTCTGGCGCGCGAAAGATGCTGCGACTGATGGTGGTCGTGCTCGCCCTGTTGCTCGCGGGGCAGGCCGCACACCACTTCCGCGACGGCATGGCCGCGCGGTTGCCCGGCACGGTGGCTGCGCTGCAGGCCTGGTGCAGGCTTTCGGGCTGCCGCATCGAACCGCCGCGGCGCATCGAGGACATCGTGGTGGAGAGCACTGCACTGGCAAAGGCCTCGTCGGGCGATGGGTTCCGCCTGAGCGTGACACTTCGCAATCGCGCGACCACGGTCGCGGCTTTGCCCTGGATCGACTTGTCTCTGACCGATGCAAACGGGCAGCTGGTGGCTAGGCGGGCGCTGAGCCCGCAGGACTTCCGCAGCCAAACCGCGACGATGGCAGCCGGCAGCGAGACCTCGCTACAGGCGATGATGTCCACGGGCGCGGTTCGCATCGCGGGCTACACCGTCGAAGTCTTCTATCCCTGA
- the aroE gene encoding shikimate dehydrogenase, whose product MSAPHADRYAVAGNPVEHSQSPFIHAAFARQTDQAIDYGRLLCPLDGFADALRRFAADDSAGPVRGCNVTVPFKFEAFELATRHTPRATLARAANTLRFDAEGWLADNTDGIGLVRDIERNAGVRLAGRRVLLMGAGGAAAGAIGPLLTSAPAALVVANRTVAKAQALVERHRAVAGQTELVARAPADCGSGFEVVVNATASSLQGADIPVGAGVLAPGALALDMMYGPAARGFIDWAQAHGARGRDGLGMLVEQAAEAFALWRGVMPDTAPVLDALRERLAASR is encoded by the coding sequence ATGAGCGCGCCGCACGCGGACCGCTATGCGGTGGCCGGCAATCCGGTCGAGCACAGCCAGTCGCCCTTCATCCACGCCGCCTTTGCGCGGCAGACTGACCAGGCGATCGACTATGGCCGACTGCTGTGCCCGCTGGACGGTTTTGCCGACGCGCTGCGGCGCTTCGCGGCCGACGATTCGGCCGGCCCGGTGCGCGGCTGCAACGTCACCGTGCCGTTCAAGTTCGAGGCCTTCGAACTGGCGACCCGCCACACGCCGCGGGCCACGCTCGCCCGGGCAGCCAACACGCTGCGCTTCGACGCCGAAGGCTGGCTGGCGGACAACACCGACGGCATCGGCCTGGTGCGCGACATCGAGCGCAATGCGGGCGTGCGACTGGCCGGCCGGCGGGTGCTGCTGATGGGCGCTGGCGGCGCGGCCGCCGGTGCGATCGGCCCGTTGCTCACGTCTGCGCCGGCGGCGCTGGTGGTCGCCAACCGCACGGTGGCCAAGGCGCAGGCACTGGTCGAGCGGCATCGCGCCGTGGCGGGGCAGACCGAGCTGGTGGCCCGTGCACCGGCCGACTGCGGCAGCGGCTTCGAGGTCGTCGTCAATGCGACCGCCTCGAGCCTTCAGGGTGCCGACATCCCGGTCGGTGCCGGTGTGCTGGCTCCGGGTGCACTGGCGCTGGACATGATGTACGGGCCGGCAGCGCGAGGTTTCATCGACTGGGCGCAGGCCCATGGGGCGCGCGGCCGCGACGGGCTGGGCATGCTGGTCGAGCAGGCCGCCGAGGCCTTCGCCTTGTGGCGCGGGGTGATGCCCGACACGGCCCCGGTGCTCGACGCGCTGCGTGAGCGGCTCGCCGCCTCGCGATGA
- a CDS encoding TlpA disulfide reductase family protein codes for MNRRTVLIGGVAGAAALAGAGVAWWRLRIEELPLPAGFWDSRFERPEGGELVLASLRGKPMVLNFWATWCAPCVTELPLLDRFHREQNPRGWTVVGLAVDSPTPVREFLRQRPLALPVGLAGLEGVEFGRLLGNTQGGLPFTVVIDASGQVRSRKLGALKPADIEAWTATPA; via the coding sequence ATGAACCGGCGGACCGTGCTCATCGGCGGCGTGGCCGGCGCGGCGGCGCTGGCTGGTGCCGGCGTGGCCTGGTGGCGGCTGCGTATCGAGGAACTTCCCCTGCCAGCGGGCTTCTGGGACAGCCGCTTCGAGCGGCCCGAAGGCGGCGAGCTCGTTCTGGCCAGCCTGCGTGGCAAGCCGATGGTGCTGAACTTCTGGGCGACCTGGTGCGCCCCCTGCGTCACCGAATTGCCGCTGCTCGACCGCTTCCATCGGGAGCAGAATCCGCGTGGGTGGACCGTGGTCGGCCTGGCCGTCGACAGCCCCACGCCGGTGCGAGAATTCCTGCGCCAGCGCCCGCTGGCCCTGCCCGTGGGGTTGGCCGGTCTGGAGGGCGTGGAGTTCGGTCGACTGCTCGGCAACACCCAAGGGGGCTTGCCCTTCACGGTGGTGATCGATGCCTCAGGTCAGGTCCGCTCGCGCAAGCTCGGCGCACTCAAGCCAGCCGATATCGAAGCCTGGACGGCCACCCCGGCCTGA
- a CDS encoding phosphoribosylaminoimidazolesuccinocarboxamide synthase → MTAALLESTIRSLPLVAKGKVRDNYAVGSDRLLMVATDRLSAFDVVMGEPIPGKGEMLTRMALFWFGKLGHIVPNHLTGQDPESVVAPEEREQVRGRSMLVKRLKPLPVEAVVRGYLAGSGWKEYQEGQAVCGVALPAGLKNASKLPAPIFTPATKAEMGSHDENISFDRMKQIVGDVLAEKVRETSVCLYAEAAAFALQRGIIIADTKFEFGLDADGTLTLMDEILTPDSSRFWPVEGYAEGVNPPSYDKQFVRDWLERATVRGEPWNKTAPAPPLDAEVVLRTAAKYQEAMQRLLG, encoded by the coding sequence ATGACTGCCGCCCTGCTCGAAAGCACCATTCGCTCGTTGCCTCTCGTTGCCAAAGGCAAGGTGCGCGACAACTATGCGGTGGGCTCAGACCGGCTGCTGATGGTGGCGACAGATCGCCTGAGCGCCTTCGACGTGGTCATGGGTGAACCCATTCCGGGCAAGGGCGAGATGCTGACGCGCATGGCGCTGTTCTGGTTCGGCAAGCTGGGCCACATCGTGCCCAACCATCTGACGGGGCAGGATCCGGAGAGCGTGGTGGCACCCGAAGAGCGTGAGCAGGTGCGCGGGCGTTCGATGCTGGTCAAGCGGCTCAAGCCGCTGCCGGTCGAGGCGGTGGTGCGTGGCTATCTGGCCGGTAGCGGCTGGAAGGAGTACCAGGAGGGACAGGCCGTCTGCGGTGTGGCCTTGCCTGCCGGGCTCAAGAATGCGAGCAAGTTGCCTGCACCCATCTTCACGCCGGCGACCAAGGCCGAGATGGGCTCGCACGACGAGAACATCAGTTTCGATCGGATGAAGCAGATCGTTGGCGACGTTCTGGCAGAGAAGGTGCGGGAGACCTCCGTTTGTCTCTATGCCGAGGCCGCTGCCTTCGCCTTGCAGCGCGGGATCATCATCGCGGACACCAAGTTCGAGTTTGGTCTGGACGCAGACGGAACATTGACTCTGATGGACGAGATCCTGACGCCTGATTCATCAAGGTTCTGGCCCGTTGAAGGGTATGCCGAAGGCGTCAATCCACCGAGCTACGACAAACAGTTTGTCCGTGACTGGCTGGAGCGGGCCACAGTCCGTGGAGAGCCTTGGAACAAGACAGCGCCCGCTCCGCCCCTGGACGCTGAAGTGGTTCTCAGAACTGCTGCGAAGTATCAAGAGGCGATGCAAAGACTGCTGGGGTGA
- a CDS encoding transglycosylase domain-containing protein, with the protein MRVVWRALLRLATLLVLSTIALQLYFLVRVALMMVVDPQSTTFQRSEAWRLLVDKGEVLWSQQWVDYERISPNLKRAVIASEDAAFAEHSGVDWDAIEKAWERNQRAEERIERLNLLQERRTSKAPAGKPAPAAPAPRAAKVVGGSTITQQLAKNLFLGSERSLARKGQEFVITLMLESLLSKQRILEIYLNSVEWGEGLFGAQAAARHYFRTDAASLGAMQAARLAVMLPAPKRFEKRPNSAYVIGRAGTITARMGAIDPP; encoded by the coding sequence ATGCGCGTGGTCTGGAGGGCGTTGCTGCGCCTGGCGACGCTGCTCGTGCTCTCGACGATCGCATTGCAGCTCTACTTCCTCGTCCGCGTCGCGCTGATGATGGTGGTCGACCCGCAGTCCACCACCTTCCAGCGCTCCGAGGCCTGGCGGCTGCTGGTCGACAAGGGCGAAGTCCTGTGGAGCCAGCAGTGGGTGGACTACGAGCGCATATCGCCGAACCTCAAGCGCGCGGTGATCGCTTCGGAGGACGCCGCCTTCGCGGAGCACAGCGGTGTCGACTGGGACGCGATCGAGAAGGCCTGGGAGCGCAACCAGCGCGCCGAGGAACGCATCGAGCGACTGAACCTGCTGCAGGAGCGTCGCACGTCGAAAGCGCCCGCGGGCAAGCCGGCGCCGGCCGCGCCGGCGCCGCGCGCGGCCAAGGTGGTCGGCGGCTCGACGATCACGCAGCAACTGGCCAAGAACCTGTTTCTCGGCAGCGAGCGCAGCCTCGCCCGCAAGGGCCAGGAGTTCGTCATCACGCTGATGCTGGAATCGCTGCTGAGCAAGCAGCGCATCCTGGAGATCTACCTGAACAGCGTCGAGTGGGGCGAGGGGCTGTTCGGCGCGCAGGCGGCGGCGCGGCACTACTTCCGAACCGATGCCGCATCGCTCGGGGCCATGCAGGCGGCGCGCCTGGCGGTGATGCTGCCGGCGCCCAAGCGCTTCGAGAAGCGCCCGAACTCGGCCTATGTGATCGGCCGGGCGGGCACGATCACGGCGCGCATGGGCGCGATCGACCCGCCTTGA
- a CDS encoding carbohydrate kinase family protein: MPALICGSLAFDTITTFPGRFSQQILPDQVHILNVSFLVPTLRREFGGCAGNIAYSLKQLGGEPLIMAAIGTDGQDYLARVRSWNASTEYIRVVDDSYTAQAIIITDIDNNQITAFHPGAMQSAHLTAVPHRDDISVAIIAPDGRDAMLQHAQQLTDAKIPFIFDPGQGLPMFDGTELKDFISKATWVAVNDYEAKMLCDRTGHSLESLSRSHLKGVVVTLGADGCDIWQQGERTHVPGVKAEQIVDPTGCGDAFRAALLSGLERGWRLEDSVQLGNRVGALKIASRGGQNHRLEC; this comes from the coding sequence ATGCCTGCCCTGATCTGCGGATCGCTCGCCTTCGACACGATCACCACCTTTCCCGGCCGCTTCTCCCAGCAGATCCTGCCGGATCAGGTGCACATCCTCAACGTCTCATTCCTGGTCCCGACACTGCGGCGCGAGTTCGGCGGGTGCGCCGGCAACATCGCCTACAGTTTGAAGCAACTTGGTGGCGAGCCGCTGATCATGGCGGCGATCGGCACCGATGGGCAGGACTACCTGGCCCGCGTGCGCTCGTGGAATGCAAGCACCGAGTACATCCGCGTGGTGGACGACAGCTACACGGCGCAGGCCATCATCATCACGGACATCGACAACAACCAGATCACTGCGTTTCACCCTGGCGCGATGCAGTCGGCCCATCTGACGGCCGTGCCCCACCGCGACGACATCAGTGTGGCAATCATCGCGCCTGACGGCCGCGACGCCATGCTTCAGCACGCACAGCAGCTGACCGATGCCAAGATTCCGTTCATCTTCGATCCCGGCCAAGGGCTGCCGATGTTCGACGGCACCGAACTGAAGGACTTCATCTCGAAAGCCACTTGGGTGGCGGTGAACGACTACGAGGCGAAGATGCTGTGCGACCGCACCGGTCACTCGCTGGAATCTCTGTCGCGCTCTCACTTGAAGGGCGTTGTCGTCACATTGGGCGCCGACGGTTGCGACATCTGGCAGCAGGGTGAGCGAACTCACGTGCCTGGCGTCAAGGCAGAACAGATCGTAGATCCAACAGGCTGCGGCGACGCCTTCCGAGCAGCTCTGCTATCCGGTCTTGAAAGGGGATGGAGGTTGGAAGATTCAGTTCAATTGGGGAACCGTGTGGGAGCACTCAAGATTGCTAGTCGAGGCGGGCAGAATCATCGCTTAGAGTGCTAA
- the fba gene encoding class II fructose-bisphosphate aldolase (catalyzes the reversible aldol condensation of dihydroxyacetonephosphate and glyceraldehyde 3-phosphate in the Calvin cycle, glycolysis, and/or gluconeogenesis), whose product MPLVSMRQLLDHAAENGYGIPAFNVNNLEQVQAVMTAADEVGAPVILQASAGARKYAGEPFIKHLIQAALEQWPHVPLVMHQDHGQSPDVCKGAINLGFSSVMMDGSLQADGKTIASYDYNVDVTRKVVDMAHALGVTVEGELGCLGSLETMKGDKEDGHGTEATMTMDQLLTDPEQAADFVKRTQLDALAIAIGTSHGAYKFTRKPTGDILAINRIKEIHRRIPNTHLVMHGSSSVPQDLLAEIRQYGGAMKETYGVPVEEIQEAIKHGVRKINIDTDIRLAMTAAIRRYFVQNPEKFDPRDYLKPAREAAKQICKQRYQQFGCEGQAGKIKGQTLSQVAKRYASGELAQTVV is encoded by the coding sequence ATGCCTCTCGTTTCGATGCGTCAACTGCTCGACCATGCCGCCGAGAACGGCTACGGCATCCCTGCCTTCAACGTCAACAACCTCGAGCAGGTGCAGGCCGTGATGACCGCCGCCGACGAGGTGGGGGCACCGGTGATCCTGCAGGCCAGCGCCGGCGCGCGCAAGTACGCGGGCGAGCCGTTCATCAAGCACCTGATCCAGGCCGCGCTCGAGCAGTGGCCTCACGTCCCGCTGGTGATGCACCAGGATCACGGCCAGAGCCCGGACGTCTGCAAGGGAGCCATCAACCTGGGCTTCAGCTCGGTGATGATGGACGGCTCGCTGCAGGCCGATGGCAAGACGATCGCCAGCTACGATTACAACGTCGATGTGACGCGCAAGGTGGTCGACATGGCGCATGCGCTGGGCGTCACCGTCGAAGGTGAACTCGGCTGCCTGGGCTCACTGGAGACCATGAAGGGCGACAAGGAAGACGGCCACGGCACCGAAGCCACGATGACGATGGACCAGTTGCTCACCGACCCCGAGCAGGCGGCCGACTTCGTCAAGCGCACGCAGCTCGACGCGCTGGCCATCGCCATCGGCACCAGCCACGGCGCCTACAAGTTCACCCGCAAGCCCACGGGTGACATCCTGGCGATCAACCGCATCAAGGAGATCCACCGGCGCATCCCGAACACCCACCTGGTGATGCACGGCAGCTCCAGCGTGCCGCAGGACCTGCTGGCCGAGATCCGCCAGTACGGCGGCGCGATGAAGGAGACCTACGGCGTGCCGGTCGAGGAGATCCAGGAAGCCATCAAGCACGGCGTCCGCAAGATCAACATCGACACCGACATCCGCCTGGCCATGACGGCTGCGATCCGCAGGTACTTCGTGCAGAACCCGGAGAAGTTCGACCCGCGGGACTACCTCAAGCCAGCCCGCGAGGCGGCCAAGCAGATCTGCAAGCAGCGCTACCAGCAGTTTGGATGCGAAGGGCAGGCGGGCAAGATCAAGGGCCAGACGCTGAGCCAAGTGGCCAAGCGCTACGCGAGCGGCGAACTGGCGCAGACGGTGGTCTGA
- a CDS encoding STAS-like domain-containing protein, producing the protein MSRIALTAITPWVTAAALAHPHDLVSHLMQRLSVSRRTAVKTIARLVDTQWIIQQGTPRRPHHVPGLLRQVVQRYPLAGLDEALPWSRDFAPHFALPTPVIRMAQHAFGELLNNAIDHSGGTNVTVSMRQTPAHLQMLVSDDGCGLFDKVAQSFQIVDPALAMLELSKGKLTSDPGRHTGRGLFFTSRIADVLDLHANDTAFQHRAWQRHRWSRTTPAARHGTSVFVAIALDTTRTLDAVLRECSHDGQGYAFERTVVPLQLLTAPGCALDSRAQARHAAQRLQQFRHAQLDFSGVTDIGHGFADELFRVFARSQPELALEPVNMSPGVRALVDSVRAEAA; encoded by the coding sequence ATGTCGCGCATTGCCTTGACGGCCATCACTCCCTGGGTCACCGCAGCCGCACTCGCCCATCCGCACGACCTGGTGTCGCACCTCATGCAACGCCTCTCGGTCAGTCGCCGCACGGCAGTCAAGACGATCGCCCGCCTGGTCGACACCCAGTGGATCATCCAGCAGGGCACGCCGCGCCGCCCGCACCATGTGCCCGGGTTGCTGAGGCAGGTCGTGCAGCGCTACCCGCTGGCCGGGCTCGACGAAGCTCTGCCCTGGTCTCGCGACTTCGCGCCGCACTTCGCCCTGCCCACCCCTGTGATTCGCATGGCCCAGCACGCCTTCGGCGAATTGCTGAACAACGCCATCGACCACAGCGGCGGCACGAATGTCACGGTCTCGATGCGGCAAACGCCGGCACATCTTCAGATGCTGGTCTCCGACGACGGCTGCGGCCTGTTCGACAAGGTCGCGCAGTCGTTCCAGATCGTCGACCCTGCATTGGCCATGCTGGAGCTGAGCAAGGGAAAGCTCACCAGCGATCCCGGGCGGCACACCGGCCGCGGCCTGTTCTTCACCTCGCGCATCGCCGACGTGCTCGACCTCCACGCGAACGACACCGCCTTCCAGCACCGCGCCTGGCAGCGCCACCGCTGGTCGCGCACCACGCCCGCGGCCCGGCACGGCACCTCGGTGTTCGTTGCCATCGCGCTGGACACGACGCGCACGCTCGACGCCGTGCTGCGCGAATGCAGCCACGACGGCCAGGGCTATGCCTTCGAACGCACCGTCGTGCCGCTGCAGTTGCTCACCGCACCGGGTTGCGCGCTCGATTCGCGCGCCCAAGCCCGGCACGCCGCGCAGCGCCTGCAGCAGTTCCGGCACGCGCAACTCGACTTCTCGGGCGTGACGGACATCGGCCACGGTTTCGCTGACGAACTCTTCCGCGTCTTCGCGCGCAGCCAGCCCGAGCTCGCGCTCGAACCGGTGAACATGTCGCCCGGCGTGCGCGCGCTGGTCGACAGCGTGCGTGCCGAAGCGGCCTGA
- the prmA gene encoding 50S ribosomal protein L11 methyltransferase: MFELLLLAPEEAVEPVSDALIDELGALSASVEDADADTDAEHALFGEPGMPAPVGGWRRSRVIALFADEAAATEAATLLLAQDWACDVSLVAMRPVAEQDWVRLTQSQFAPVEVAPGFWIVPSWHEVPPDARQVIRLDPGLAFGTGTHPTTRMCLRWTAREAPHRAAGWSRVLDYGCGSGILAIGAALHGARGIDAVDIDPAAVESTRANAQANHVSVNAGLPELAQGAYPLVYANILATPLKLLAPLLSAHVSPGGSLVLAGILERQVEELRSAYAPWLDLQVSDAQEGWVLMTALRGAEAGMA, encoded by the coding sequence ATGTTTGAACTGTTGCTGCTGGCTCCCGAGGAAGCGGTCGAGCCGGTCTCCGATGCGCTGATCGACGAACTCGGCGCGCTGTCGGCTTCCGTCGAGGACGCCGACGCGGACACCGATGCGGAGCACGCCCTGTTCGGCGAGCCCGGCATGCCGGCGCCGGTCGGCGGCTGGCGCCGCTCGCGGGTGATCGCGCTGTTTGCCGACGAGGCGGCGGCCACCGAAGCCGCCACGCTGCTGCTGGCGCAGGACTGGGCCTGTGACGTGTCGCTGGTGGCCATGCGGCCGGTGGCCGAGCAGGATTGGGTGCGCCTGACGCAGTCGCAGTTCGCGCCGGTCGAGGTCGCGCCGGGTTTCTGGATCGTGCCCAGCTGGCACGAAGTGCCGCCGGATGCACGCCAGGTGATCCGGCTCGACCCGGGCCTGGCCTTCGGCACCGGGACGCATCCGACCACGCGCATGTGCCTGCGCTGGACGGCACGCGAGGCACCGCACCGGGCAGCCGGCTGGAGCCGCGTGCTCGACTACGGTTGCGGCTCAGGCATCCTGGCCATCGGCGCCGCCCTGCATGGCGCGCGCGGCATCGATGCGGTGGACATCGACCCGGCGGCGGTGGAATCCACACGTGCAAATGCGCAGGCCAACCACGTCAGCGTGAATGCCGGCCTGCCCGAACTGGCCCAGGGCGCCTATCCGCTGGTCTATGCCAACATCCTGGCCACCCCGCTGAAACTGCTGGCACCGCTGCTGAGCGCCCATGTCTCGCCGGGCGGGTCGCTGGTGCTGGCGGGCATCCTCGAGCGGCAGGTCGAAGAGCTGCGGTCGGCCTACGCGCCGTGGCTCGACCTTCAAGTCAGCGATGCTCAGGAGGGATGGGTGCTGATGACGGCCTTGCGCGGCGCCGAAGCCGGGATGGCATGA
- the accB gene encoding acetyl-CoA carboxylase biotin carboxyl carrier protein has product MDLRKLKTLIDLVSESNISELEITEADGKVRIVKSEPAGAVMAPTAHMLQMPAPAAAPMAPAAAPVAAAPVVPVETGHVVKSPMVGTFYRSSSPGGKAFVEVGSAVKEGEPICIIEAMKIMNEIESDTTGTVTKILCENGQAVEFGQPLFIVE; this is encoded by the coding sequence ATGGACCTTCGCAAGCTCAAGACACTGATCGACCTGGTGTCGGAATCGAACATCTCGGAGCTCGAGATCACCGAGGCCGACGGCAAGGTGCGTATCGTGAAGTCGGAACCGGCCGGTGCCGTGATGGCGCCGACGGCCCACATGCTCCAGATGCCGGCGCCCGCCGCGGCACCGATGGCCCCAGCGGCCGCGCCGGTCGCCGCCGCGCCGGTCGTGCCGGTGGAAACCGGGCACGTCGTCAAGTCGCCGATGGTCGGCACCTTCTACCGTTCCTCCAGCCCGGGCGGCAAGGCTTTCGTCGAGGTCGGCAGCGCCGTGAAGGAAGGCGAGCCGATCTGCATCATCGAGGCGATGAAGATCATGAACGAGATCGAGTCCGACACGACGGGCACGGTCACCAAGATCCTCTGCGAGAACGGCCAGGCGGTCGAGTTCGGCCAGCCCCTGTTCATCGTCGAGTGA
- the accC gene encoding acetyl-CoA carboxylase biotin carboxylase subunit, whose protein sequence is MFKKILIANRGEIALRIQRACREMGIKSVVVYSEADRDAKYVKLADEAVCIGPAASAQSYLNMPAIISTAEVTDAEAIHPGYGFLSENADFAERVERSGFTFIGPTPESIRLMGDKVSAKQAMIKSGVPCVPGSEGALPDDPKEIIRIARSIGYPVIIKAAGGGGGRGMRVVHTEAALIHAVQTTRAEAGAAFSNSAVYMEKFLERPRHIEIQVMADQHKSAVWLGERDCSMQRRHQKIIEEAPAPGIPRRVIERIGDRCAAACKKIGYRGAGTFEFLYEDGEFYFIEMNTRVQVEHPVTELVTGIDIVQMQIRVAAGEKLPFTQRNIQMRGHAIECRVNAEDPYKFTPSPGRITMWHPPGGPGVRVDSHAYTNYFVPPNYDSMIGKIIAHGDTRDQALARMRIALSETVVEGILTNIPLHRELMVDAKFIEGGTSIHYLEGWMAEHKR, encoded by the coding sequence ATGTTCAAGAAGATCCTGATCGCCAATCGAGGCGAAATCGCCCTGCGCATCCAGCGCGCCTGCCGCGAGATGGGCATCAAGTCGGTCGTCGTCTATTCCGAGGCCGACCGGGATGCCAAGTACGTCAAGCTGGCCGACGAGGCAGTTTGCATCGGCCCTGCGGCGTCGGCGCAGAGCTACCTCAACATGCCGGCGATCATCTCGACGGCCGAGGTCACCGACGCCGAGGCCATCCACCCCGGCTACGGATTCCTGTCGGAGAACGCCGACTTCGCCGAACGCGTCGAGCGCAGCGGCTTCACCTTCATCGGCCCGACGCCGGAGTCGATCCGCCTGATGGGCGACAAGGTCTCGGCCAAGCAGGCCATGATCAAGTCCGGCGTGCCGTGCGTGCCGGGATCGGAGGGCGCCCTGCCCGACGACCCGAAGGAGATCATCCGCATCGCGCGCAGCATCGGCTATCCGGTGATCATCAAGGCGGCCGGCGGCGGCGGCGGCCGGGGCATGCGCGTCGTGCACACCGAGGCCGCGCTGATCCATGCCGTGCAGACCACCCGCGCCGAGGCCGGCGCGGCGTTCAGCAACTCGGCCGTGTACATGGAAAAGTTCCTCGAGCGCCCTCGGCACATCGAGATCCAGGTGATGGCCGACCAGCACAAGAGCGCCGTGTGGCTGGGCGAGCGCGACTGTTCGATGCAGCGTCGCCACCAGAAGATCATCGAGGAAGCGCCGGCGCCGGGCATCCCGCGGCGCGTGATCGAGCGCATCGGCGACCGCTGCGCGGCTGCCTGCAAGAAGATCGGCTACCGCGGTGCGGGCACCTTCGAGTTCCTCTACGAAGACGGCGAGTTCTACTTCATCGAGATGAACACCCGCGTGCAGGTGGAGCACCCGGTCACCGAGCTCGTGACCGGCATCGACATCGTGCAGATGCAGATCCGCGTGGCAGCCGGCGAGAAGCTGCCCTTCACGCAACGCAACATCCAGATGCGCGGCCACGCCATCGAGTGCCGCGTCAACGCGGAGGACCCGTACAAGTTCACGCCCTCGCCCGGCCGCATCACCATGTGGCACCCGCCGGGCGGCCCCGGCGTGCGCGTCGATTCCCACGCGTACACCAACTACTTCGTGCCGCCCAACTACGACTCGATGATCGGCAAGATCATCGCGCACGGCGATACGCGCGACCAGGCGCTGGCGCGCATGCGCATCGCGCTGTCGGAGACGGTGGTGGAAGGCATCCTGACCAACATCCCGCTGCACCGCGAGCTGATGGTGGACGCCAAGTTCATCGAAGGCGGAACCAGCATCCATTACCTCGAGGGGTGGATGGCAGAGCACAAGCGCTGA